The following proteins are co-located in the Micromonospora viridifaciens genome:
- a CDS encoding excisionase family DNA-binding protein → MSHDLTPRWYSPAEVAVLLGFGISKVKMKIATGELRSIKDGKYRRILPEWVDDYIREQVERQEAA, encoded by the coding sequence ATGAGCCATGACCTCACCCCGCGCTGGTACTCGCCCGCCGAGGTCGCCGTCCTGCTCGGCTTCGGCATCTCCAAGGTCAAGATGAAGATCGCCACCGGCGAGCTGCGCTCCATCAAGGACGGCAAGTACCGCCGCATCCTCCCCGAATGGGTCGACGACTACATCCGCGAACAGGTCGAACGGCAGGAGGCCGCCTGA
- a CDS encoding thiamine pyrophosphate-dependent enzyme — protein sequence MATTSEIMIDRLLEWGINTYFGLPGDGIDGFFEGIRRRRDRIRFVHVRHEEEAALAAVGHAKLSGRPAVCVSTSGPGAAHLLNGLYDARVEGYPLIAITGLQFHDMLGTHYLQDINHHYAFADACVYNQQVNGPAHAGNVVDMAVRRAMSLRGPAHLCIPVDIQEWELDADHRSDKNIDGHSGVVALTDTAPAPSEDTIAAAAEVLNACRKPVIIAGSGARGAHAELEQVAELLGAGVVKPALGKDVLGDDSPYVLGGIAFAGTAAAQQALGDCDGLLIVGSSTGYFDFWPQPGQARGVQIDVEPSRIGMRYPVEVGVVGDARQILGRLVPHLRRNEDRSFLEHGQQAVRDWWQLMDAQAASTDMPMRPQVVIGALSGLLADDAIVCGDAGTVTVWQGRMRMRTGQRFTFSGTHCSMAAAIPYAIGAQTAFPGRQVIAFVGDGGASMLMGSLATLAMHHLPVTVVVVNNASLGLIVWEQMSYLGNPESECALSRIDFAQVADGCGVRGFHVENPTGCREALAAAIAHDGPALVDCWVDPEEPAFAETLKPAQLQHVITAMRAGTPGAGAKATRLLEPGRLAVAPALKAAEQDLRDIAGTRQA from the coding sequence GTGGCCACGACGTCGGAGATCATGATCGATCGCCTGCTGGAGTGGGGTATTAACACCTACTTCGGTCTGCCTGGGGACGGCATCGACGGGTTCTTCGAGGGCATCCGCCGTCGCCGGGACCGCATCAGGTTCGTACACGTGCGCCACGAGGAGGAGGCGGCGCTGGCGGCGGTGGGACACGCCAAGCTGTCGGGTCGACCGGCGGTGTGTGTCTCCACCTCCGGTCCCGGGGCAGCGCACCTGCTCAACGGCCTGTACGACGCGCGGGTCGAGGGTTACCCCCTGATCGCGATCACCGGCCTGCAGTTCCACGACATGCTCGGAACCCACTACCTGCAGGACATCAACCACCATTACGCGTTCGCCGACGCCTGCGTCTACAACCAGCAGGTCAACGGGCCTGCGCACGCGGGCAACGTGGTGGACATGGCGGTGCGGCGGGCGATGTCACTGCGGGGGCCTGCGCACCTGTGCATCCCGGTCGACATCCAGGAGTGGGAACTCGACGCAGACCACCGCTCGGACAAGAACATCGACGGGCACAGCGGTGTCGTCGCCCTCACCGACACCGCACCGGCCCCCAGCGAGGATACGATCGCCGCGGCCGCCGAGGTGTTGAACGCCTGCCGCAAGCCGGTGATCATCGCCGGGTCGGGGGCGCGCGGCGCGCACGCCGAACTGGAACAGGTCGCCGAGCTGCTGGGGGCGGGGGTGGTCAAGCCCGCGCTCGGCAAGGACGTGCTGGGCGACGACAGCCCGTACGTCCTGGGTGGTATCGCCTTCGCGGGCACCGCCGCTGCGCAGCAGGCCCTCGGCGACTGCGACGGTCTGCTGATCGTCGGCAGCAGCACCGGATACTTCGACTTCTGGCCCCAGCCAGGCCAGGCGCGCGGGGTGCAGATCGACGTCGAGCCGAGTCGCATCGGCATGCGCTACCCGGTGGAGGTCGGCGTGGTCGGCGACGCCCGCCAGATCCTGGGGCGGCTGGTGCCCCACCTGCGCCGCAACGAGGACCGGTCCTTCCTGGAACACGGGCAGCAGGCGGTGCGCGACTGGTGGCAGCTGATGGACGCTCAGGCCGCCTCGACCGACATGCCGATGCGTCCGCAGGTGGTGATCGGGGCGTTGTCGGGACTGCTCGCGGACGACGCGATCGTGTGCGGCGACGCGGGCACGGTGACGGTGTGGCAGGGACGCATGCGGATGCGCACCGGGCAGCGGTTCACCTTCTCCGGTACGCACTGTTCGATGGCCGCCGCTATTCCCTACGCCATCGGCGCGCAGACCGCCTTCCCCGGGCGGCAGGTGATCGCGTTCGTCGGCGACGGCGGCGCGAGCATGCTCATGGGCAGCCTCGCCACGCTGGCCATGCACCACCTGCCTGTCACCGTGGTCGTCGTCAACAACGCCAGCCTGGGTCTCATCGTGTGGGAGCAGATGAGCTACCTCGGTAACCCCGAGTCCGAGTGCGCGCTGTCGCGGATCGACTTCGCCCAGGTCGCGGACGGCTGCGGTGTTCGCGGCTTCCACGTCGAGAACCCGACCGGCTGCCGAGAGGCCCTCGCCGCGGCGATCGCGCACGACGGGCCCGCGCTCGTGGACTGTTGGGTCGACCCGGAGGAGCCGGCGTTCGCCGAAACCCTCAAACCCGCCCAGCTGCAACACGTGATCACGGCGATGCGCGCCGGCACCCCCGGGGCTGGCGCCAAGGCCACCAGGCTGCTCGAACCCGGGCGCCTCGCCGTCGCGCCCGCCCTCAAGGCCGCCGAGCAGGACCTGCGCGACATCGCCGGCACTCGACAAGCCTGA
- a CDS encoding MFS transporter — translation MIGPLSDALGRRAPLLTELALHVLASALCAVAPNMWVLCALRVVQGLGVAATSVVAMAVVRDLFTGAGSALLFSGGC, via the coding sequence GTGATCGGTCCGCTCTCGGACGCCCTCGGCCGCCGTGCACCACTACTGACCGAACTCGCGCTGCACGTCCTGGCCTCAGCGCTGTGCGCGGTGGCACCCAACATGTGGGTCCTGTGCGCGCTGCGCGTCGTGCAGGGGCTCGGCGTCGCGGCCACCTCGGTGGTCGCCATGGCCGTCGTCCGGGACCTGTTCACCGGCGCCGGGTCCGCCCTGCTGTTCTCCGGCGGATGCTGA
- a CDS encoding site-specific integrase codes for MPGRARANGEGSIFPYRNGFAAYVWVTKPDGKRTRKYVYGKTREAVHDKWIKLHQQAKQGPVATSVPTVGSFLTYWLTEIIQPNRAPLTYATYETFVRRYIAPGLGSKRLDRLQSRDVQTWINQVARTCQCCAQGKDAARTKHKRRCCAVGRCCQAVPSTRTVSDIRAALRAALTHAQAEDLITKNPAVPVTLTTVRRRRGKSWSSDEARKFLESARADEDPLYAAYALVLVTGLRKGEALGLTWENVDLDAGELTVGRQLQRVRGQLLHRDTKTQASAATLPLPDICLTALKLRQEQRAETRAAAGNAWHETDLVFTTRYGTPIEPRNFQRSWQTRCEKANVKPITVHDARRTCATLLADLDVHPRGAMQVLRHARFAVTMEIYTQVSTKVTRDALKRLGDSLGR; via the coding sequence ATGCCCGGACGTGCCCGAGCCAACGGCGAAGGCTCGATCTTCCCGTACCGCAACGGCTTCGCCGCCTACGTCTGGGTCACCAAGCCCGACGGCAAGCGCACCCGCAAGTACGTCTACGGCAAGACACGGGAGGCCGTCCACGACAAGTGGATCAAGCTGCACCAGCAGGCGAAGCAGGGGCCGGTGGCGACCAGCGTCCCGACGGTCGGCAGCTTCCTCACCTACTGGCTCACCGAGATCATCCAGCCGAACCGGGCACCGTTGACCTACGCCACCTACGAGACGTTCGTCCGCCGCTACATCGCTCCCGGCCTCGGCTCTAAGCGGCTGGACCGGCTCCAGTCGCGGGACGTGCAGACCTGGATCAACCAGGTGGCCCGGACCTGCCAGTGCTGCGCCCAGGGCAAGGACGCCGCACGCACGAAGCACAAGAGGCGCTGCTGTGCGGTCGGCCGCTGCTGCCAGGCCGTCCCCTCCACGCGCACCGTCAGCGACATCCGAGCCGCACTGCGGGCCGCCCTCACCCACGCCCAGGCCGAAGACCTCATCACCAAGAACCCAGCCGTGCCGGTCACCCTGACCACCGTCCGCCGCCGCCGAGGCAAGTCGTGGTCGAGCGACGAAGCCCGAAAGTTCCTCGAATCTGCCCGCGCCGACGAGGACCCCCTCTACGCCGCCTACGCCCTGGTCCTCGTCACCGGCCTCCGCAAGGGCGAAGCCCTCGGCCTCACCTGGGAGAACGTCGACCTCGACGCCGGAGAGCTGACCGTCGGCCGCCAACTGCAACGCGTACGCGGGCAGCTCCTCCACCGCGACACCAAGACCCAGGCGTCCGCCGCCACCCTCCCCCTGCCCGACATCTGCCTGACCGCACTCAAGCTCAGGCAAGAACAACGCGCCGAGACACGAGCAGCCGCCGGCAACGCCTGGCACGAGACCGACCTCGTATTCACCACCCGCTATGGCACACCGATCGAGCCGCGCAACTTCCAGCGCTCCTGGCAGACCCGGTGCGAGAAGGCCAACGTAAAGCCGATCACCGTTCACGACGCCCGGCGTACCTGCGCCACACTGCTGGCCGACCTCGACGTCCACCCCAGAGGCGCCATGCAGGTCCTCCGGCACGCCCGCTTCGCCGTGACCATGGAGATCTACACACAGGTATCGACGAAGGTGACCAGAGACGCCCTCAAACGCCTCGGTGACTCACTCGGCCGCTGA